A segment of the Arachis hypogaea cultivar Tifrunner chromosome 5, arahy.Tifrunner.gnm2.J5K5, whole genome shotgun sequence genome:
GGAATACAATCTGTATCCAGAAACCTCGATCCAAGGATGTGCCAAATTTTCGCAACGACAAATAAAAGAATACGGACAGATTACAACTTTAGGATGGTTAGTTGGTTACCATATTGGAATGCTGAACTACTTGAATGTAAGGGCAAAGAATAGAAGACTAACCTTTGGCAATGCCTTTCACAATAGAAACTCTAGTTGACCATTCCAGGATTTCTCCGTTACCCTCCTTCACATCTAGGTAGCGCGTCAGATTTCCATTAGGCACAAAATCATAGACAAGGAAGCATTCACCTCGTCCCCTTGAACAGCAAAATCCTCTCAACCTCACTAAATTCTCATTCCTCAGTGAGGTCAAAGTGTTCAGGCCCTTCAAAAATTCAGCTTCATCTGATTTGCAGCTAGTTTTACTGATGCTCTTAACAGCAACAACAGACCCGTCTCTCAAAACTCCTTTATATGTTGCACTGAAGTTGCTCTTACCTAACAAATTCATATCTGAGAAATACTGAGTTGCCGACTCTACTTCTTCCAAGTTGAACCTGAAACTCTGGAACATATCTTGGCTATCTCCATTGAAATTCCTGCTATCAGCTAAAGGGTCCCATCCATTGGCATACTCAAGGCTCACTAGAGGAGAACCGTttttcctatatatacccttggTTTGATCAGTACTTAGGCGGCTCTCGGAGATATCAAAAGCATTTCCAAGCTTTTGTTTCCGTCGACGGTACAATGTAAAGGTcagaagtccaattgctgatacTGCAATCATAACCAGAACTATGCCAACCGTAACAGATGTGTGCTTggattttgatgaactttggcACCGAGTTCCATTGCAAGGCAACTTTACATTTGCAGTTTCTGGGATATCTCTAGATAGACCATTAACTCCTGCCCCATAGGGTTCAGGTCTATTGGGGTTGACATGATCCGAATCATTGCAAGCTCTCAAGGATGAAAACCCAACTCCACATAACCCCGCATTTGATTCATACACAAATCCATATTCCAGTCTCTTAAGAGCTTCattaaagcaaagaaagaaaataagcaTACTTTAGAGTTTAGATTCATAATTTCggataaataaaaacaatttaacaAGGAAATTAACAGCACCAACAAATTAAGGTAACCATCAGCAAATCATTGTTACCAGGAGGTACATTCCCAGAGAGCGTATTGTTGTGAACATCCAGAACTTGCAGTGAAGTAACATCAGCTAGTCTAGAGGGAATGGAACCAAAGAGCTTATTAGAGCTCAAATCTAGTCTCATCAACATTCCCAAATCACCTAGACTAGCAGGGATTGCACCTGTTAACTCGTTCGATTGCAAAGCAAGAACACTAAGCTTTTTCAAATCACCAAGCTGTGTAGGTATGCTTCCTGTCAACTGATTGTAACAAAGCTGCAAAACTACAAAGCAGAAAAAACATATGCAAGATAAGCACACTCCCAAGTTTGAATCACCAACAGATAGCTATTCACATCTAAAGAAAACAGCAGGAAACATCAACTTTTTTATTGCAAGAAAAAGCTTGTAAGACTCAACAACAGAGTTGAAGGGGATTGTTTCCCATATCAATATCacaatatgtttaattttttgtgtACATTAGCAAAATGCAGGAAAAAATTTTTTGGGTGTCTGAGAAAACAATGAAACACGCTAAAGAGCTAAGCTATCCCTCAGAACTACATCCTGGATATCAGTCCCAGGagttttaattgaaaagaatcTCCATTTACTCAAGGAAAAAGGTAAAACGTTTGAGGAAAAGAATTAAATAGAGTTCAGAAACAGATACATGAGATTAATAACGTTGTTGCCCCCTTCATATCCTAGTTCATACCTAGGTCTTGCAATTAAAACAGAGGAGTTCAGGTGGTTGGAAATTGTATTTATAGCTGTTTAAAATGTCTTCTACAAAGATGATTTctcgaaagagaaagaaaaaataaaaagcgttGAGCTACAAAAGTACAAATTCACTTCCCTTCTCATGAATCAACTACTTTGAAACACTGCAGTGCAAGAGAACCACCATTTGAGGGAAAAGTACCAGAAGGTCCATAACAGGACATGATAGCTAATGGTACAGGAACTAAACACAACAAAGCTCAAATCTTTCAGTGAAACCCGGAAACTAAACATCATTCAAAtgcacaaaaatataaaaagatagaAGCTTTCAACAAGTAACCATTTGAAGCAAAACCACAAAAAGTTCCAACGTTTTCaagagggaaaaaaataaaacataacatCTAACCTTGGAGGTTCTCCATCTTGCCGATCTCAGAAGGGATTTCCCCAGAAAGATGATTAACATTCAGATACAAATCACTGAGCTGAGTCAAGTTTGCAATCTCCTTAGGTATGTCGCCAGATAATGAGTTATAATGCAAGTAGAGTCCTGTAAGGTGCTTAAGTCCAGCAATGGAAGATGAAAGCTTCCCAGAGAGACCTTTCCCTTGCAGAGAAATATTTGCAACTTGACCTTGATCATTGCAAGCAATACCTTCAAAGGAACCACCACCACAAGGGTTGCCATTCATGGTCCAAGATGAGAGATAGGTGTTGTCCGGATCCAAAGCAGCCTTCAAGTCCAACAGTGATTTAAGCTCATCATCTTCGACATTTCCACAAACACATGGTGGGTTGAAAACCAAAAACATTACgagagagaagagatgaagaagtaATGAAGGAACTGAACACCCCATTTTCAGTTGAAGGATGAAAATGAGGTTGAGGATTGAAGTCCTTTTCTTTTTGGTCTCCCTTTAAACTCAAATTCTTGTTGTGTTTAAACCAAAGGCTGTTTTTTACTTTACTTGTTTCTGAAACACTTGAATGGGTAGTGTCTGTTTTCTCCACAAGGCAAAGGAGAGAGGGTGGTAATGGAGGAAGTGAcaaaagttgcagaagaaaatgGACAGGTCAGGAACCAAAGg
Coding sequences within it:
- the LOC112801729 gene encoding probable serine/threonine-protein kinase At1g01540; amino-acid sequence: MGCSVPSLLLHLFSLVMFLVFNPPCVCGNVEDDELKSLLDLKAALDPDNTYLSSWTMNGNPCGGGSFEGIACNDQGQVANISLQGKGLSGKLSSSIAGLKHLTGLYLHYNSLSGDIPKEIANLTQLSDLYLNVNHLSGEIPSEIGKMENLQVLQLCYNQLTGSIPTQLGDLKKLSVLALQSNELTGAIPASLGDLGMLMRLDLSSNKLFGSIPSRLADVTSLQVLDVHNNTLSGNVPPALKRLEYGFVYESNAGLCGVGFSSLRACNDSDHVNPNRPEPYGAGVNGLSRDIPETANVKLPCNGTRCQSSSKSKHTSVTVGIVLVMIAVSAIGLLTFTLYRRRKQKLGNAFDISESRLSTDQTKGIYRKNGSPLVSLEYANGWDPLADSRNFNGDSQDMFQSFRFNLEEVESATQYFSDMNLLGKSNFSATYKGVLRDGSVVAVKSISKTSCKSDEAEFLKGLNTLTSLRNENLVRLRGFCCSRGRGECFLVYDFVPNGNLTRYLDVKEGNGEILEWSTRVSIVKGIAKGIAYLHAYKANKPALVHQNISAEKVLVDQRYNPLLSDSGLYKLLTNDIVFSALKASAAKGYLAPEYTTTGKFTEKSDVYAFGVLLFQILTGKQKITCSLRLAVESFKFEEFIDPNLHGRFFEYEAAKLAKMALLCSQESPFERPTMEAIVQELSNCSSCL